A single Rhopalosiphum padi isolate XX-2018 chromosome 4, ASM2088224v1, whole genome shotgun sequence DNA region contains:
- the LOC132929468 gene encoding opsin, ultraviolet-sensitive-like: MTDFKTKYPVNLWKDHGIYTDDYIKLINSHWLKFMPPHPTSHYVLGVLYTIIMMFGCTGNSLVIFMYFKCKSLQTPANMLIINLAISDFIMLAKASIFIYNSYYLGPALGKLGCQICGFLGGLTGTVSIMTLAAISLDRYYVIVRPLKAAVKTTKQRAKIWIGIIWICGFSFSIVPVLDLGYSRYVSEGYLTSCSFDYLSNDDRDKHFILVFFIAAWCIPFTLILYCYIRILMAVWMTTEIVTSRVGQQEEKRKTDIRLGYMVIGALMLWFVSWTPYAVVALLGVFDLKEYISPLGSMIPALFCKAASCTDPWFYAITHPRFKKELMKLLKKSNTRKLFRNYGIKKGWVGSHLNENGNIAFENHFKTEYKEVKKTIFVLESYDNNVQCRESNFG, from the exons ATGACAGACTTTAAAACCAAATATCCTGTTAACTTGTGGAAAGATCACGGGATCTACACCGatgattacattaaattaatcaacaGCCATTGGTTAAAATTTATGCCTCCTCATCCAACGTCACATTATGTTCTCGGAGTTCTATACACAATCATTATGATGTTTGGCTGCACCGGAAACTCTCTGGTGATTTTCATGTACTTTAA atgtaAATCTTTACAAACGCCGGCAAACatgctaataattaatttagccATTAGCGATTTTATTATGTTAGCGAAAGCCTCGATTTTTATCTACAACAGTTATTATCTGGGCCCTGCGCTAGGAAAATTGG gATGTCAGATATGCGGATTTCTCGGTGGCTTGACCGGAACCGTGTCCATCATGACGTTGGCAGCTATATCTTTGGATCGTTATTACGTTATAGTGCGTCCTCTGAAAGCAGCTGTAAAAACCACTAAACAAAGAGCGAAGATATGGATAGGAATAATATGGATTTGTGGATTTTCGTTCTCTATCGTACCAGTGCTGGATCTGGGGTACAGTCGATATGTGTCGGAAGGATACCTGACGAGTTGCAGCTTCGACTATCTGTCAAATGACGACAGAGACAAACATTTTATCCTAGTATTCTTTATAGCAGCGTGGTGCATACCGTTCACATTAATACTGTATTGTTACATAAGGATACTAATGGCGGTGTGGATGACCACCGAAATAGTCACCAGCAGGGTTGGCCAACAAGAGGAGAAGAGAAAAACGGATATACGATTGGGATACATGGTGATCGGGGCCCTTATGTTATGGTTCGTGTCATGGACGCCATACGCCGTGGTGGCCCTGTTAGGTGTATTCGACCTAAAGGAATACATTTCACCGCTGGGTTCCATGATTCCGGCACTGTTTTGCAAGGCGGCTAGTTGTACGGATCCGTGGTTTTACGCCATTACGCACCCAAGATTCAAAAAGGAACTTATGAAGCTATTGAAAAAAAGCAATACCAGAAAGTTATTCCGAAATTATGGCATAAAAAAGGGATGGGTCGGGTCGCATTTGAACGAAAACGGTAATATTGCCTTcgaaaaccattttaaaaccgAATACAAGGAAGTAAAAAAAACGATATTTGTGCTCGAATCTTATGACAACAACGTGCAATGTCGGGAGTCCAATTTCGGTTAA
- the LOC132928967 gene encoding DNA-(apurinic or apyrimidinic site) endonuclease → MSGKTKQKKMADYITTTIDNSKKRARNNDGDDSESKKPKSGQVDLNKINFDCGKKNAKGLTWNLKIISWNVAGLRAWLKKDVVQYLKKENPDIICLQEIKCTEKQMPDEAKLPGYKIYINSGDKAGYSGVALYSKNKPISVRMGKEIKELDDNEGRVIEAEYEQFFLVSTYIPNAGAGLKTLPKRMKWDEEFRKYLKELDTKKPVVLTGDLNVAHEEIDIANPKTNTKNAGFTKEERDNMSLLLEQGFIDTFRTLNPEKTGAYTFWTYFHNSRAKNVGWRLDYFISSKRFMDNVCDSDIRSEVLGSDHCPIVFYINV, encoded by the exons atgagtggtaaaacaaaacaaaaaaaaatggctgACTATATCACAACAACCATAGATAACTCAAAAAAAAGAGCTCGAAACAATGATGGAGAtgattcagaatctaaaaagcCTAAATCAGGACAAgttgatttgaataaaataaattttgactgtggaaaaaaaaatgccaaAGGCCTTACATggaatctaaaaattatttcatggaATGTTGCCGGACTTAGAGCATGgcttaaa aaagatGTTGTACAGTATCTTAAAAAGGAGAATCCTGATATAATTTGTCTACAAGAAATTAAATGCACTGAAAAACAAATGCCAGATGAAGCAAAATTACCtggatataaaatttatattaattcag GTGACAAGGCTGGTTACTCAGGAGTAgctttatattctaaaaataagcCTATTAGTGTGAGGATGGGAAAAGAAATAAAAGAATTGGACGATAATGAAGGTCGGGTTATTGAAGCAgaatatgaacaatttttcCTGGTTTCTACTT ATATTCCAAATGCAGGTGCAGGGTTAAAAACTTTACCAAAAAGAATGAAATGGGATGAGGAATTTCGTAAATACTTGAAAGAGTTAGATACTAAGAAACCAGTTGTGTTAACAGGAGATTTGAATGTTGCTCATGAAgaaattg atattgcaaacccaaaaacaaatacaaaaaatgcaGGTTTTACTAAAGAAGAAAGAGACAATATGTCATTACTTCTTGAACAAGGATTTATTGatacatttagaacattaaaCCCTGAAAAAACTGGAGCCTACACTTTTTGGACATATTTTCATAACTCAAGAGCTAAAAATGTTGGATG gagactggattattttatttcatcaaaaaggTTCATGGATAATGTATGCGATAGTGATATACGAAGTGAAGTACTAGGAAGTGATCACTGTccaattgtattttacattaatgtttga